CCCGCCAGGAAGATGCACTGCTCAATATGAAGGAAAGTGTCATCGATCCTGTCCGGAAGTTTATGAGCGGCCCGCAGAAAGGCATTTTCGATAACGCCCGCAAGTTCGTTCAAACCCAGGAGCCCAACTTCGCCTACATCGAAGGCGACGAAGCCGCACAGGTGGTCGCTTGTTTGACCGATCCGAAATGCTTCAAGGGCAACCGCATGCCGCAGGTGAAGACGCAAGTCGAAATCCTGCAGGGGAAGGTCACTGCCCAGATCGAGGCCGAGATTGCCAAGGCCAAGGAAAGGGTCGACGCCCTCAAAGGCCGCCTCTGCGGAATGGCTGAATTCAGCGTACTGAACGGTGAGCAGCAGGAGCAGGTCACCCGCCCGTTTAACGAATTCAACTCAGGCCTTGAGCGTCAGCAACTGATCGCCGTCATCCGCGACAACCTGCGCCGGTTTGAGGAAAGCGACTACCAGCGGCTGCTTTCGCATATGACCTCTTGGGCGCAACCGGCACTAACCCCCGAGCCTGAGCCGCAACCCGGCCACGCAGCTACGCCGGATGCAGGTACGAAGCCCACGCCACCGGCTAAACCGGAACCACGCATTGAATACGTGCCGAGCCGCTCGTTGAAGGTCTCTTTCGACAAGGCCTGGCTGGCCGACGAGACCGACGTGGAACGCTACCTGAAATCCATGCGCGAGGCGCTGCTGGATGAAATCCGCAAAGGGAAAAGGATTCAGATTTGATGAACTGCGGAACTCACGAACAGCTCGAAATGTAAGCGCAAAACCATTTTCCCGGCGGCGGGAAAATGGTTGGAGAGAATACCCATGGATAAGCTCATCGTTCAAAAGCTACACAACCGATTTGATTCATTGAGCCATGCAGTACCGGACAAGAATGTGGAATTCTGGTTTGCCCGGGAACTTCAGGAGCCCCTTGGTTATGCCAAGTGGGAGCGTTTTAAGGATACGATTCAGCGGGCTATTACTTCATGCGAAACAACGGGGTACGACCCGAACAACCATTTTCGTGGCGTCACGAAAGTAGTCAAACTGGGCAGCGGAGCTGAGCGGGCTATAGAGGATTTCATGCTCACTCGCTACGCTTGCTACCTGATCGCCCAAAATGGTGACCCGCGCAAGGAACCCATCGCTTTTGCCCAGAGCTACTTTGCCATTCAGACCCGCAAGCAAGAGTTGATCGAAGACCGGATGCGCCTACAAGCCCGGCTTGATGCACGGGAACGTCTACGGGAATCGGAAAAGACCCTTTCCCAGAATATTTACGAGCGCGGTGTCGATGATGCAGGATTCGGACGCATCCGGTCTAAAGGGGATGCCGCTTTGTTCGGCGGCCATACCACACAAGTGATGAAGGACAAATATGGCATCACCAAAACCCGCCCGCTGGCTGACTTTCTACCAACCCTGACCATCGCAGCTAAAAATCTGGCAACGGAAATGACCAACCACAATGTGCAGCAGGAAGATTTGCAAGGCGAACACGCGATTACCCGTGAGCATGTGCAGAATAATGTCAGTGTGCGCGACATGCTCGGCCAGCGAGGTATCAAACCCGAGAAGCTTCCACCGGAAGAGGACATCAAGAAGTTGGAGCGGCGGGTAAAATCCGATGAAAAGAAACTTGAAAAACGCTCTGGCCGACTGCCCGAATCGAAGAGCGAATAATGGAAACACTAAAATTAAAGCGCTTCGCCCAATATGCTCGACGCTCTCTGCTGGAGCAGGTCTCCGTCAAGCTGAAACTGGTGCTGGCGGCAGAGAGCTCAGCACGTCGTGAGCATGCGGCGGCGGTTAAAAAACTGGAAGAAGCAATCCAGAAAACCGATAAGGAACAGGTCATTGAGCGGGTGGCATACATCTGGTTCAACCGCTTCTGCGCCCTGCGCTTCATGGACGTGAACCGCTATAACCGGGTCAATATTGTCTCTCCAGCAGACCCTGGGCAGTTCCAGCCCGAAATTCTGGCCGAAGCTAAGATGGGGCATATCGATGAAGAAATGGTGCCGGACAAGACCCGTCAACAAATCTTCGCACTGCTCGACGGCAAAGCATCCAGCAATGATCCGCAGGGGGAAGCCTACCGTATGCTGGTAGTGGCCGCCTGCAACTTCTGGAATAAGGCCATGCCTTTCCTGTTCCAGCGCATCGACGACTACACCGAACTGCTGATGCCCGATGACCTGCTCTCGGGCAACTCCATCCTCGCCTATACCCGCGAGGCGATGACGCCGGATGCCTGCGAGGATGTCGAGGTGATCGGCTGGCTCTACCAGTTCTACATCTCCGAGAAGAAGGACGAGGTGTTTGACGGCCTGAAGAAGAACAAAAAGATCACGCCCGAGAACATCCCTGCCGCCACCCAGCTCTTCACCCCGCACTGGATCGTCCGCTATCTGGTGGAGAACTCCCTCGGCCGCCTGTGGCTGCTCAATCGTCCCAGCTCGAAGCTCGCCCTGCAGATGGACTACTACATCCAGCCAGAACAGGCCGAGACCGACTTCCTGCGCATCGCCAAGCCGGAAGAGATCAAGATCTGCGACCCAGCCTGCGGGTCCGGTCACATGCTGACCTATGCCTTTGACCTGCTCTATGCCATCTACGAGGAGGAAGGCTATGAACCCGCAGAGATCCCGGAAAAGATCCTTACCAATAACCTCTACGGTATCGAGATCGACGAACGCGCCGGGGAGCTGGCCGCCTTTGCCCTGACCATGAAGGCCCGCTCAAAGCAGCGCCGATTCCTCAACAAGGGCGTAAAACCGAACATCTGCGTGCTGGAAAATGTGCACTTCGACGGCAATGAGTTGAAGGACTACATGGACTATGTCGGCCGCGACCTGTTCACCGCGCCGCTGCAAACCACCCTGCGCCAGTTCGAAGAGGCCGACAACTTCGGTTCCCTGATCCGTCCCGATATCACCGACGTGGACGGCATGCTCAGGATTCTTGAGTCAAAAAACGTCTCCGGCCAGCTGTTTATCAGCATGACCCATCAGAAGGTGCTGCAAGCCCTGCGGCAGGCCGATTACCTGAGTCCCAAATACCACGTGGTGATTGCCAATCCGCCGTA
This portion of the Desulfovibrio desulfuricans genome encodes:
- the dinD gene encoding DNA damage-inducible protein D, giving the protein MDKLIVQKLHNRFDSLSHAVPDKNVEFWFARELQEPLGYAKWERFKDTIQRAITSCETTGYDPNNHFRGVTKVVKLGSGAERAIEDFMLTRYACYLIAQNGDPRKEPIAFAQSYFAIQTRKQELIEDRMRLQARLDARERLRESEKTLSQNIYERGVDDAGFGRIRSKGDAALFGGHTTQVMKDKYGITKTRPLADFLPTLTIAAKNLATEMTNHNVQQEDLQGEHAITREHVQNNVSVRDMLGQRGIKPEKLPPEEDIKKLERRVKSDEKKLEKRSGRLPESKSE